The genomic region ATGTTTGGTTGCAACGATTCGATCAAGATACATGACTGTACGCCTCCGTTGTATGAATTAACTGTTCAAGCTTCCCGGCAGCTTTGCCCGAATCTACCGCTTCTGCGGCAAGTGTCACCCCTTCAGCAATGCTATCTGCAAGACCGGACACATAGATGCACGCTCCGGCATTCAATAGAACGACATCACGGTAGGCACTCTGCTCACCCTGGAAGATCCTCTTAATAATTTCGGCATTCTGTGCCGCATCTCCTCCAAGTACCGCTTCGAGCGGATGCAGAGACAAGCCCATATCACGTGGATCAATATCATAGGTGTGCACTTGACCATTGCGAAGTTCAGATACCTGAGTTGGCGCCGAGATACTGATTTCATCCAGACCATCATGGCTGGCCACGACCAACGCTCTTTTGAGACCCAGACGATTCAGTACTTCAGCAATCATTGGCGTCCGGGAACGATCATACAGGCCAAGCAATTGGCGATCTGCTCCTGCAGGGTTGGTTAAAGGTCCGAGCATGTTGAAAATGGTACGAACACCCAGCTCCTTTCTTGGTCCTGCCGCATGTCGCATGGAAGGGTGATATACCTGGGCAAAACAGAAACAGATTCCGATATCATCCAGACATTGTCTGGCCTGCTCACCGTTCAGATGGATATTTACACCGAGTGCCTCTAGTACATCTGCACTACCCGCTTTGCCTGAAGCTGAACGGTTGCCATGTTTGGCGACCCGAACTGAGACGGCCGAAGCAATGATCGCGGATGCTGTGGAAATGTTGAATTTGTGAATACCCGATCCACCTGTTCCACACGTGTCCAGCAAGCCGCTGCCATCCGTGAGGATTCGTCCGCCCTGACCACGCATGGCTTCAGCAAAACCGGTGATCTCATCCACCGTTTCCCCCTTCATCCGCAGCGCCATCAGCAAACCTCCGATTTGAGCCGGCGTTGCCTCACCTCTCATGATCGAGTACATCAAATCTCGTGCTTCGGCTTGCTCCAGATGACCGCCCTCCAAAATCTTCGCCAGGCCATTTTTCATGCCTTCCTCACGAGTAATCTCAGCAATAGGGGTTACAAGGTTCTCATTCATTATTGGGTTTATGTTCATCTCCGGTCTCTCCTCTCTCAGTTCTTAGCGGCTGCTGGTGTGACAAAGTAGTCTGCATTTGCCAGTCTCAACGTGTTGTCCTTGTCTTTGGCAGGAAACATGGCTTCTGCTGTTCGAATCGCCTTGAGCAATGCTTTGGCTTTATTAACCGTTTCCTCATATTCATTCTCAGGCACAGAATCCCATACGATTCCCGCTCCGGCCTGTACATATGCTTTTCCTTTTTTGAAAATAATCGTACGAATCGTAATACAGGAGTCCATGTTACCCGAGAAACCGAGGTATCCGATTGCTCCTGCATAGGCACCACGTGCCTCTTTCTCCAGTTCCGCGATGATCTCCATTGCACGTAATTTCGGTGCACCGGATACGGTACCTGCTGGCAAGCATGAAAGGAAAGCATCAAAGAAATCCTTGTCTTCTCTTAACTCACCCGTAACGTTGGACACCATATGCATAACGTGAGAGTAACGTTCAATCTCCATGAACATGTCACACTTCACACTGCCGAAGCTGGATACCCGGCCCAGATCATTACGCCCAAGATCAACCAGCATCAGATGCTCCGCACGTTCCTTCTCATCCTGGAGCAGATCCGCAGCGAATGCACGATCTTCCGCTTCTGTCGCCCCTCTTGGACGTGTGCCTGCAATCGGTCGAGTCTCCACACGATTGCCGTCCACCTTGACCAGCGCTTCTGGCGAAGTGCCAACGATAATCTCATCATCCATTTTGAGGTAGTACATGTAAGGAGATGGATTCAGCGTCCGAAGCACACGATACACGTGAAGTGGAGAAACCTCTGTATCAATGTGGAAACGCTGGGATAGTACCACTTGAAAAATATCACCTGCGCGAATGTATTCTTTGGCTTGCTCCACATTACCGATAAACTGCTCCTTCGTGAGATTGGAGCGGATATCCCCCAGTTCCACGTCTCCCGGAATGGAGCGCGGATTCAGGTTCTCCCCTGGTCCTTGCTGCTGCAACCGTTCTGCGGCCTGCTCCAGCTTCTCCGAAGTCACTGCATATGCTTGCCGTATCTCATCATCTGTTGCACCGTCCTTGACGTGTACATTACCGACCAGCAGCATTTGCTGCTTCACATGGTCAAACACGATAATCTGGTCACAGAACATAAAGCGAATGTCATCCATATTCAGGTCATCCAGCGCGTGAGCTGGAAGCTTCTCATAATACGACAGCAGATCGTATCCGAAGAACCCAATTGCCCCACCTGTGAATGGCGGCAGTTCATCATCTTTCGGGCTGCGGTACTTACGCAGCAATGCTTTCAGTTCTTCAATCGGTTTGCCTGGTAATTCACGGGTCTTCCCTGCTTCTTCTACAACAATCCGGCCTTTCTTCGCCGAAATCATCAGGAACGGATCTGTACCGATGAACGAGTATCTCGCCCATTGGATACCACCCTCTACACTTTCCAGCAGGAATGCACGGTCGTTGTCAGCATAACGGCGGAATATTCGAATTGGGGTCTCCATGTCTGCAAGAATCCGTTTGACTACCGGAATCAGATTATACTCATTCGACATTTTCAGTACTTGATTAACGTTTGGCGTTATCATCAGATCACGTCCTTTCAGATTTAGGTAGAAGAAGCAATTCAATATACGAAAAAAACCTCTACCATCAGGTAGAGGTTTGGTTATAAGCTGTATTTAACAGGGTGATGCTTCATAAATAACAAGTCCCTATACTGCGCTGTCGGATTATTCACAGGTTGCTGAACTGATGCATCTCACATCATGCAATCGGGAAAAATAAATCAGTTATAACACTTCAACTACTCATTCCAGTATTTCATAAAATACGGGAACGTGCGTTATTCGTGTTATATCCAAATATATCAAAACAAAACGTGTCCCAAGACACATTTGCTTCCCTGCTCCTGTTACCTATTCCGTAGCACGACGTACCGTGAATCAGTTG from Paenibacillus sp. FSL R5-0341 harbors:
- the trpD gene encoding anthranilate phosphoribosyltransferase, giving the protein MTREEGMKNGLAKILEGGHLEQAEARDLMYSIMRGEATPAQIGGLLMALRMKGETVDEITGFAEAMRGQGGRILTDGSGLLDTCGTGGSGIHKFNISTASAIIASAVSVRVAKHGNRSASGKAGSADVLEALGVNIHLNGEQARQCLDDIGICFCFAQVYHPSMRHAAGPRKELGVRTIFNMLGPLTNPAGADRQLLGLYDRSRTPMIAEVLNRLGLKRALVVASHDGLDEISISAPTQVSELRNGQVHTYDIDPRDMGLSLHPLEAVLGGDAAQNAEIIKRIFQGEQSAYRDVVLLNAGACIYVSGLADSIAEGVTLAAEAVDSGKAAGKLEQLIHTTEAYSHVS
- the trpE gene encoding anthranilate synthase component I, with amino-acid sequence MITPNVNQVLKMSNEYNLIPVVKRILADMETPIRIFRRYADNDRAFLLESVEGGIQWARYSFIGTDPFLMISAKKGRIVVEEAGKTRELPGKPIEELKALLRKYRSPKDDELPPFTGGAIGFFGYDLLSYYEKLPAHALDDLNMDDIRFMFCDQIIVFDHVKQQMLLVGNVHVKDGATDDEIRQAYAVTSEKLEQAAERLQQQGPGENLNPRSIPGDVELGDIRSNLTKEQFIGNVEQAKEYIRAGDIFQVVLSQRFHIDTEVSPLHVYRVLRTLNPSPYMYYLKMDDEIIVGTSPEALVKVDGNRVETRPIAGTRPRGATEAEDRAFAADLLQDEKERAEHLMLVDLGRNDLGRVSSFGSVKCDMFMEIERYSHVMHMVSNVTGELREDKDFFDAFLSCLPAGTVSGAPKLRAMEIIAELEKEARGAYAGAIGYLGFSGNMDSCITIRTIIFKKGKAYVQAGAGIVWDSVPENEYEETVNKAKALLKAIRTAEAMFPAKDKDNTLRLANADYFVTPAAAKN